From Clostridia bacterium:
CGAGGGCCCTTTTGCGCCGCTGTGCCCGCGAGGTGGAGGGTGTGGAGGTGGTAGGCGAGGCCGCCACCGGCGAAGAGGCCCTGCTCAGGGTCCGGGAGACCCGTCCGGATGTGCTTTTCCTGGATGTCGATATGCCGGATGTGGACGGTCTGGCCGTAGCCCGGCGGTTGGTGGAAGAATACAACGATCTCTATCTGGTATTTGTTACCGCTTACCCCGAACACGCTCTGGAAGCCTTCGAGGTGTACGCCTACGACTACATAGTAAAACCGATAGACGAGAGTCGGGTAAAAAGGACGCTCGGTCGCCTTCGGGAACACCTGCAACCTGCCAACGCCGAATTTGCCCTTGGTGAGTTGGTGGCCGCCTTCCGTCGCTCTAATCAATTGCTGGTAAGAAACGGCCGGGAGTTGGTGTTTATCGATCTGGATAGCATAATCTTTCTGGCGCGAGAGGGGCGCAAGACCGTAATCTATACTAAAGACGGTCGGTACGAGACCGGCGAATCCTTGAGCGAGATCGAGCAGAGATTGAACCCGCATATTTTCTTCCGGTCGCACAAGTCTTTCATAGTGAACCTTAACCTGATCGAAAGGCTGGTACCCTGGGCCAACGGATCTTACCTGATTAAGTTTCGTTATACCAGCTACGACGCGGTGCTGTCCCGGCACCAGGCCCGGGCTCTCATCGAGCGGAGCCGGAGCTGAAGACCGTATGCCGGGACGGGGGTATCGGCGCTTTCCCCGGTGGCCCGGTACTGCCGAGTACCAAGGCTTCGCGCAACAAAGCCTTGGGTTGTTTGCCTGGGGGAGCGAACGGACGGTAGGAGGGGGGAGCAGACCGGACGCAAGGTAAACCGGAGGGCCTTTGGTGTCGGGCCTTTTGCGCCTGCCTTCACCAGCGGAGCGGAGCGGAGGGTCAGGAGACTCCAAGCGCACGGGTCGGGCATGACCCGCGCCGCCGAGGTGAGGGTT
This genomic window contains:
- a CDS encoding LytTR family DNA-binding domain-containing protein; protein product: MPLRILIVDDNPGARALLRRCAREVEGVEVVGEAATGEEALLRVRETRPDVLFLDVDMPDVDGLAVARRLVEEYNDLYLVFVTAYPEHALEAFEVYAYDYIVKPIDESRVKRTLGRLREHLQPANAEFALGELVAAFRRSNQLLVRNGRELVFIDLDSIIFLAREGRKTVIYTKDGRYETGESLSEIEQRLNPHIFFRSHKSFIVNLNLIERLVPWANGSYLIKFRYTSYDAVLSRHQARALIERSRS